A portion of the Ferrimonas lipolytica genome contains these proteins:
- a CDS encoding 1,4-dihydroxy-2-naphthoyl-CoA synthase, whose translation MTKPVSDIFDPTLWDKVPGFDFEDITYHRAKDQGTVRIAFDRADCLNAFRPKTVDELYTALDHARQWSDVGCVLITGNGPSHKGQWSFSSGGDQRIRGKDGYKYEGEEGTADIARMGRLHILEVQRLIRFMPKVVIAVVPGWSVGGGHSLHVVCDLTLASKEHAVFKQTDPDVASFDSGYGSAYLAKMIGQKRAREIFFCGFNYSAQEAFEMGMVNKVVEHAELENEALHWAKEINSKSPTAMRMLKYGFNLPDDGLVGQQLFAGEATRLAYGTDEAQEGRDAFLEKRAKDFSKFPWHY comes from the coding sequence ATGACTAAACCAGTATCTGACATTTTTGACCCAACCCTATGGGATAAAGTCCCAGGGTTTGACTTTGAAGACATCACCTACCACCGTGCTAAAGATCAAGGCACCGTGCGTATCGCCTTTGACCGTGCGGACTGCCTTAACGCCTTTCGTCCTAAAACCGTGGATGAGCTGTATACTGCTTTGGATCACGCTCGCCAGTGGTCTGACGTAGGCTGTGTACTTATCACCGGTAATGGCCCGTCCCACAAAGGCCAGTGGTCATTCTCCTCCGGCGGCGATCAACGCATCCGTGGTAAAGATGGCTACAAGTACGAAGGAGAAGAAGGCACTGCCGACATTGCTCGTATGGGTCGCCTGCACATCCTAGAGGTACAGCGCCTCATTCGCTTTATGCCTAAGGTGGTTATTGCCGTAGTGCCCGGTTGGTCCGTTGGTGGCGGCCACAGCCTTCACGTAGTCTGCGATCTTACCCTCGCCTCTAAAGAGCACGCGGTATTCAAGCAGACAGATCCTGACGTCGCTTCATTTGATTCTGGCTACGGCAGCGCTTACCTCGCCAAGATGATTGGCCAGAAACGTGCTCGCGAGATCTTCTTCTGCGGCTTTAATTACTCCGCACAAGAAGCGTTTGAAATGGGTATGGTGAATAAGGTAGTTGAGCACGCCGAGCTAGAGAACGAAGCATTGCATTGGGCTAAAGAGATCAACTCAAAGTCACCAACCGCCATGCGTATGCTCAAGTACGGTTTCAACCTGCCGGACGATGGTTTGGTTGGGCAGCAGTTATTTGCCGGTGAAGCAACTCGTCTAGCCTATGGTACCGACGAAGCTCAAGAGGGTCGCGATGCCTTCCTAGAAAAACGCGCTAAGGACTTCTCTAAGTTCCCATGGCACTACTAG
- a CDS encoding (deoxy)nucleoside triphosphate pyrophosphohydrolase, whose amino-acid sequence MILNVVAAVMIADGKIFVAQRHRSHSQGGLWEFPGGKVEPGETAEIALERELQEELSINVTVTEYLATSVHQYPDKTVKLHGYLCQWHGDQIELTGSHEQYRWLAPQQVDRTTLAPADLPLLDALINMLNS is encoded by the coding sequence ATGATTCTCAATGTGGTTGCGGCGGTTATGATCGCCGATGGTAAAATTTTTGTAGCCCAACGCCATCGTTCACACAGTCAAGGAGGTTTATGGGAATTTCCCGGAGGCAAAGTTGAGCCTGGTGAAACGGCAGAAATCGCTTTGGAACGTGAGTTACAGGAGGAGTTAAGCATCAACGTCACCGTGACTGAGTATCTTGCGACCTCAGTGCATCAATACCCCGATAAAACCGTTAAGCTACACGGATACCTATGCCAGTGGCACGGTGATCAAATTGAGTTAACCGGCAGCCATGAACAATACCGTTGGTTAGCACCGCAGCAGGTCGATAGAACTACCTTGGCACCAGCGGATCTGCCACTACTTGATGCCTTAATCAACATGCTAAATAGCTGA
- a CDS encoding DUF3545 family protein, producing the protein MERLDYGSPVGSVVEKPTRSRGGKKRKWREIEAIKERARLRKELEDIDFCFDLEAELLEE; encoded by the coding sequence ATGGAACGACTGGATTACGGATCGCCGGTAGGCAGTGTGGTAGAAAAACCAACCCGTTCACGCGGTGGAAAAAAGCGTAAATGGCGCGAGATTGAAGCAATTAAGGAACGTGCTCGTCTTCGCAAAGAGTTGGAAGATATCGATTTTTGCTTCGATCTAGAAGCAGAGCTACTGGAGGAGTAA
- the pgi gene encoding glucose-6-phosphate isomerase — MTTLTQLSTWQQLQQQRTSYDKFSLRASFTADPGRAARMSIKAAQLKLDFSKNLLTDDTLTTLCQLAREAGLEPLRDAMFNGEAINNTEGRAVLHTALRNSQRSHIETETGSNVVPEISATLAKMKQFVADVHQGVLTGYSNKAFTDIIAIGIGGSFLGPKVATEALRPYAQAGIKLHFVANVDGTSLAEKLKRIDPETTLVVMSSKSFSTQETITNTQSARDHFIANGVPIEAIGDHFVAISSNVAAAVEFGMKAENVFPMWDWVGGRYSLWSAIGLPIALAVGFDHFEQLLRGAEAMDKHFCEAPLEQNMPAIMGLLSLWYSNFFGTQSQVLLSYDHYLRGLPAYVQQLDMESNGKSVDKEGNPIEYHTGPVIWGGEGTNGQHAYHQLLHQGTGIIPADFILPLQSHNPIAGHHNMLAANCFGQTQALMQGKTLAEARAELAGQGLAEEELERLARHKVMPGNRPSNTLLMDKLTPFTLGSLIALYEHRTFVQGALWGINSFDQWGVELGKALGNGVLAEIEAKTQPNQLDESTNLLVAALRQGHI, encoded by the coding sequence ATGACTACACTGACTCAACTTTCCACGTGGCAACAGCTGCAGCAGCAGCGCACCAGCTACGATAAATTCTCACTTCGTGCTAGCTTTACCGCCGATCCCGGCCGTGCTGCGCGAATGTCCATCAAAGCTGCCCAGCTTAAGCTCGATTTTTCAAAGAACCTATTAACCGATGACACGCTCACCACCTTGTGTCAGCTCGCTCGTGAAGCGGGTTTAGAACCGTTGCGTGATGCGATGTTTAATGGTGAAGCGATCAACAATACTGAAGGCCGTGCAGTGCTCCATACTGCCCTTCGTAACAGTCAACGCAGCCACATCGAAACCGAAACTGGCAGCAACGTGGTTCCAGAAATCAGCGCAACATTAGCGAAGATGAAACAGTTCGTTGCTGACGTTCACCAAGGTGTGCTCACGGGCTACAGCAACAAAGCCTTCACCGATATTATCGCCATCGGCATCGGCGGCTCCTTCCTTGGCCCTAAAGTCGCCACTGAAGCGTTGCGCCCATATGCTCAAGCTGGGATTAAACTGCACTTTGTCGCTAACGTTGATGGCACCTCATTGGCAGAGAAGCTCAAACGCATTGATCCCGAGACGACTTTAGTGGTGATGTCATCTAAATCGTTCTCAACCCAAGAGACCATCACCAATACCCAAAGTGCCCGCGATCACTTCATTGCTAACGGTGTTCCGATAGAGGCTATCGGCGATCATTTCGTGGCGATCAGCTCCAACGTTGCTGCTGCTGTTGAGTTTGGTATGAAGGCCGAAAATGTCTTCCCAATGTGGGACTGGGTAGGCGGACGCTACTCGCTATGGTCTGCCATTGGCCTACCAATCGCCTTAGCGGTTGGCTTTGACCACTTCGAACAGCTACTGCGTGGCGCCGAAGCGATGGATAAACACTTTTGTGAAGCACCACTAGAGCAAAATATGCCTGCAATTATGGGCTTATTATCGCTGTGGTACAGCAACTTCTTTGGTACCCAAAGCCAAGTGCTTTTGAGCTACGACCACTATTTGCGTGGCCTCCCCGCTTACGTACAACAGTTGGATATGGAAAGTAACGGCAAGAGCGTCGACAAAGAAGGTAACCCGATCGAGTATCACACCGGCCCCGTGATCTGGGGTGGTGAAGGCACCAATGGTCAGCATGCGTACCACCAGTTGTTGCACCAAGGCACTGGAATTATCCCAGCTGACTTCATTTTGCCGCTGCAAAGTCACAACCCGATTGCTGGTCACCATAATATGCTTGCGGCTAATTGCTTTGGTCAAACCCAAGCGTTGATGCAGGGCAAAACCTTAGCTGAGGCTAGAGCAGAGTTGGCGGGCCAAGGCTTGGCTGAGGAAGAGCTAGAACGGTTAGCACGCCATAAAGTCATGCCGGGTAATCGCCCCAGCAACACCCTATTGATGGATAAACTCACGCCGTTCACCTTGGGCTCGTTGATTGCACTTTATGAGCACCGCACCTTCGTTCAAGGGGCGCTTTGGGGCATCAACTCGTTCGATCAGTGGGGCGTTGAGCTAGGAAAGGCGTTAGGCAACGGCGTTTTGGCTGAGATAGAAGCTAAAACACAGCCAAATCAACTGGATGAGTCTACTAATTTGCTGGTTGCAGCCCTACGTCAAGGCCATATTTAA
- the tal gene encoding transaldolase: protein MANALEQLKAFTTIVADTGDIEAIRRYMPEDATTNPSLILKASQIPEYDALIEDAVSYAKSQSSDAETQLEDAADKLAVNIGLEILKLVPGRISTEVDARLSFDTEASVAKARKLMAMYNEAGIGPERILIKLASTWEGIRAAEQLEQEGINCNLTLLFSFAQARACAEADVYLISPFVGRILDWYKKSTGKEYSAETDPGVVSVASIYQYYKQHGYNTVVMGASFRNTGEILALAGCDRLTIGPNLLADLEASDVAVTRVLEYTGEISARPAAMSENQFRWEMNQDPMATEKLAEGIRNFAIDQNKLETMLINRLGL, encoded by the coding sequence ATGGCAAACGCACTAGAGCAGTTAAAAGCATTCACTACCATTGTTGCTGATACCGGCGACATTGAAGCGATCCGTCGCTACATGCCAGAGGACGCGACGACCAACCCATCGCTTATCCTTAAGGCATCACAGATCCCTGAATACGATGCCCTGATTGAAGATGCCGTTAGCTACGCCAAGTCTCAAAGCAGCGATGCCGAAACCCAACTGGAAGACGCTGCTGACAAACTTGCAGTAAACATTGGCCTAGAGATCTTGAAACTGGTTCCGGGGCGCATCTCTACTGAAGTAGACGCACGCCTATCGTTCGATACTGAAGCCTCCGTTGCTAAAGCGCGTAAGCTGATGGCGATGTACAACGAAGCTGGTATCGGTCCAGAGCGCATCTTGATCAAATTGGCGTCAACCTGGGAAGGTATCCGTGCCGCTGAGCAGCTGGAGCAGGAAGGAATCAACTGTAACCTGACTCTGCTATTTAGCTTCGCCCAAGCTCGTGCCTGTGCGGAAGCGGACGTTTACCTGATCTCGCCATTCGTTGGCCGTATCCTTGATTGGTACAAAAAGAGCACTGGTAAAGAGTACAGCGCTGAAACCGATCCTGGCGTGGTATCAGTAGCCAGCATCTACCAGTACTACAAGCAACACGGTTACAACACCGTAGTAATGGGCGCCTCTTTCCGTAATACCGGTGAGATCTTAGCCCTAGCTGGTTGTGACCGCCTTACTATTGGTCCAAATCTATTAGCTGATCTTGAAGCCAGCGACGTTGCCGTTACCCGCGTACTAGAATACACCGGTGAGATCAGTGCTCGCCCGGCAGCAATGTCTGAAAATCAGTTCCGCTGGGAGATGAACCAAGACCCTATGGCAACCGAAAAATTGGCCGAGGGGATCCGTAACTTTGCCATCGATCAAAATAAGCTAGAAACTATGCTTATTAACCGTTTAGGTTTATAA
- a CDS encoding alanine/glycine:cation symporter family protein → MIESISAALNAAIGFANGLLWGSLLIYVLVAAGLLFTIRLGFIQFRLFGHGVRLVRQGRTKTDGISSFQVFCTSMAARVGTGNMAGVAVAITAGGPGAIFWMWLIAMLGMATAFVESTLAQVYKVRGEDGQYRGGPAYYMEQGLGKRWMGVLFSVLLIIAFGFAFNSVQANTITDALHNAFDIDKAIIGVVITLVTAYVIMGGLKKVAKVSELIVPVMAVAYLALAVIVLVMNITEVPAALTLIVKSAFGFEQAAGGALGAIMAGVARGLFSNEAGMGSAANIAASATPNPNHPASQGFVQMIGVFVDTIVICTASAAIILLSGVLDASEGQKGIGLLQLALTNELGDWAKYFLSFAIVLFCFSSIIANYSYAESNIMFLTKSKPMLLIFRLLVLAIVMVGSMASLSMVWNFADVSMGLMALVNIAAIVLLSKVAYAVIKDYEDQLKADKTPEFDPNRIARLKEQLVCNTWFDDEKH, encoded by the coding sequence ATGATTGAATCTATCTCTGCTGCTCTGAACGCAGCCATCGGTTTTGCCAATGGGCTGCTCTGGGGCTCGCTGCTGATCTACGTACTGGTTGCGGCAGGTCTACTATTTACTATTCGTCTCGGTTTTATTCAGTTTCGACTGTTTGGTCACGGTGTCCGCTTGGTCCGTCAAGGTCGCACCAAGACTGATGGCATCTCATCATTCCAAGTATTCTGTACCTCAATGGCGGCACGGGTAGGTACTGGCAACATGGCTGGTGTTGCTGTAGCTATCACCGCCGGTGGCCCTGGCGCAATCTTCTGGATGTGGTTGATTGCTATGCTTGGTATGGCAACTGCATTTGTCGAGTCCACTTTGGCGCAGGTATACAAGGTCCGCGGTGAAGATGGCCAATACCGTGGTGGTCCGGCTTACTACATGGAGCAAGGCTTAGGTAAACGTTGGATGGGCGTACTGTTCTCCGTGCTGCTTATCATCGCCTTTGGTTTTGCTTTTAACTCAGTACAAGCAAACACCATTACTGATGCACTGCATAACGCTTTTGACATCGATAAAGCCATCATTGGTGTGGTAATTACTCTGGTTACGGCTTATGTAATCATGGGTGGCCTGAAGAAGGTAGCTAAGGTATCTGAGCTGATCGTTCCAGTAATGGCAGTCGCTTACTTAGCGCTAGCGGTAATTGTACTGGTGATGAACATTACCGAAGTTCCTGCTGCCTTGACCCTGATTGTCAAAAGTGCCTTTGGTTTTGAACAAGCCGCTGGTGGCGCATTAGGCGCAATCATGGCTGGTGTTGCTCGTGGTCTGTTCTCTAACGAGGCGGGCATGGGTTCTGCAGCAAACATTGCTGCTTCTGCAACGCCAAACCCAAATCACCCTGCTTCTCAGGGTTTTGTCCAGATGATCGGTGTCTTTGTTGATACCATCGTTATCTGTACCGCTTCTGCTGCCATTATCCTACTTTCCGGTGTACTTGATGCATCTGAAGGTCAAAAGGGCATCGGTTTGTTGCAGTTGGCTCTGACCAACGAGCTGGGCGATTGGGCTAAGTACTTCCTGTCGTTTGCTATTGTTCTGTTTTGCTTTAGCTCCATTATTGCTAACTACAGCTACGCTGAAAGCAACATCATGTTCTTGACTAAGAGCAAGCCAATGCTGTTGATCTTCCGTTTGTTGGTGCTGGCCATTGTAATGGTTGGCTCCATGGCTTCGCTAAGCATGGTGTGGAACTTCGCAGATGTATCCATGGGCTTGATGGCTCTGGTTAACATTGCTGCTATCGTGTTGCTGTCTAAAGTCGCTTATGCGGTAATCAAAGATTACGAAGATCAATTGAAGGCGGATAAGACCCCTGAGTTTGATCCTAACCGTATCGCTCGATTGAAAGAGCAGCTGGTATGTAATACTTGGTTTGACGACGAGAAGCACTAA
- the yaaA gene encoding peroxide stress protein YaaA, with product MLAVISPAKNLDFDTPAHVASFSQPQLLADAEELMTTCKQLTPTDLASLMKLSDKLAGLNAARFADWHTPFTPTNAKPAVLAFNGDVYTGLDAASLTEEQLQYGQQHLRILSGLYGLLRPLDLIQAYRLEMGKKVANTRGKDLYQFWGNQITEALSEAILEQGDAVLINLASNEYFKSVKPKLLEAKVITPVFKDCKNGQYKIISFYAKKARGLMTRFMIEKQPQTPKELEAFDYAGYYFSAEQSTAESMVFLREEQN from the coding sequence ATGTTGGCAGTTATCTCCCCAGCGAAGAACTTGGATTTTGATACACCGGCTCATGTCGCCAGCTTTTCGCAACCACAGTTGTTGGCTGATGCTGAGGAGTTAATGACAACCTGCAAGCAGTTAACCCCAACTGATCTGGCCTCGTTGATGAAGCTCTCTGACAAGTTAGCTGGGTTAAACGCCGCTCGCTTTGCTGATTGGCACACTCCGTTTACTCCAACGAACGCCAAACCGGCGGTATTGGCCTTTAATGGTGATGTTTATACCGGCTTGGATGCCGCTTCATTAACTGAAGAGCAACTGCAATATGGCCAACAGCACCTACGGATCCTATCGGGCTTATATGGGCTATTGAGGCCTTTGGATCTAATACAGGCCTATCGACTCGAGATGGGCAAGAAGGTCGCGAACACTCGTGGCAAGGATCTTTATCAGTTCTGGGGTAACCAGATCACTGAAGCGCTGTCTGAGGCGATACTAGAGCAGGGCGATGCAGTGCTGATTAACTTGGCTTCGAATGAATACTTCAAATCGGTTAAACCGAAGCTACTTGAAGCCAAAGTGATAACCCCAGTATTTAAGGATTGTAAGAACGGCCAGTACAAGATCATTAGTTTTTATGCCAAGAAGGCTCGTGGCCTGATGACCCGCTTTATGATTGAGAAACAGCCGCAAACACCAAAGGAATTAGAGGCGTTCGATTACGCTGGCTACTATTTCAGTGCCGAGCAATCAACCGCTGAGAGCATGGTGTTTCTGCGCGAAGAGCAGAACTAG
- a CDS encoding M20/M25/M40 family metallo-hydrolase, translating into MQRAILAFSLFSASALASPFSPQTIEIAEQLQLQAMASDAAYQIVADLTTEIGPRLPGTVNDARAVAWAKARFEQMGFDKVYLEPVEVPHWERGGIAAKVTSPFPQPLLITALGNSVSTPPDGITAEIVRFANLAELEAAAAKSLDGKLAFIDHKMERSRDGRGYGPVVTARSKGASIAASKGAVGLMLRSVGTDSHRFAHTGVMRYAAGIAQVPAVTLSAPDADQLTRMLQRDPHVEVTLNVKNQAFPPKTSYNVIGEISGSSKADEIVLIGAHLDSWDEGTGALDDGAGVGIVVAAAKQIIDANLTPERTIRVVLFAAEEIGLVGAKAYRDAHQAELSNHYIAAEADFGAGPIYKIHSRVGEHALADFDAMAKQLESLGVKRGNNNSWGGPDMSVLPPLGVPVAGLALDGTDYFDYHHTPDDTLDKVPPAAIQQSSAVYTVFTWLMANSESNFRPIPIPTK; encoded by the coding sequence ATGCAACGCGCCATCCTCGCTTTTTCGCTTTTCAGCGCCAGTGCTTTGGCTAGCCCATTTTCGCCACAAACCATAGAAATAGCAGAACAACTACAACTACAAGCCATGGCCTCTGATGCGGCTTATCAAATCGTTGCGGATCTCACTACCGAGATCGGTCCGCGCTTACCAGGTACCGTTAACGACGCTCGGGCCGTCGCCTGGGCAAAGGCCCGATTCGAACAAATGGGGTTCGATAAGGTGTACCTCGAGCCGGTTGAAGTCCCTCATTGGGAACGTGGTGGCATTGCCGCTAAGGTAACTAGCCCCTTCCCGCAGCCGTTGCTGATTACCGCGTTAGGTAATTCGGTTAGTACCCCACCAGATGGTATTACCGCTGAAATCGTCCGGTTTGCTAATTTGGCGGAGCTGGAAGCGGCGGCAGCTAAAAGCCTCGATGGTAAATTAGCGTTTATCGACCATAAAATGGAACGCTCCCGCGATGGGCGCGGTTATGGCCCCGTCGTCACAGCCCGCAGTAAAGGTGCCTCTATCGCAGCCAGCAAAGGGGCGGTTGGACTGATGCTGCGCTCGGTAGGCACCGACAGTCACCGCTTTGCCCACACCGGGGTAATGCGTTACGCCGCTGGTATTGCCCAAGTTCCGGCGGTAACGCTATCGGCGCCAGATGCCGACCAACTTACGCGGATGCTACAACGGGATCCGCACGTGGAAGTAACCCTTAACGTAAAAAACCAAGCGTTTCCCCCTAAAACCTCATACAACGTCATCGGTGAGATTAGCGGCAGCAGCAAGGCCGATGAGATTGTATTGATTGGCGCCCACCTTGATTCATGGGATGAAGGTACCGGAGCACTCGATGATGGCGCAGGTGTGGGGATCGTTGTTGCTGCAGCTAAACAGATCATTGATGCCAATCTCACGCCTGAACGAACCATCCGGGTGGTGCTATTTGCCGCTGAAGAGATCGGTTTAGTGGGCGCCAAAGCCTATCGAGATGCCCACCAAGCGGAACTGAGTAACCACTACATCGCCGCAGAGGCCGACTTTGGCGCGGGTCCAATCTATAAGATTCACAGCCGCGTGGGAGAGCACGCCTTGGCTGACTTTGATGCCATGGCTAAGCAGCTAGAATCCCTAGGGGTAAAGCGCGGTAATAACAACAGCTGGGGGGGGCCAGATATGTCAGTACTGCCTCCACTTGGGGTACCTGTTGCTGGGCTCGCGCTAGACGGAACCGATTATTTTGATTATCACCATACCCCTGACGATACCCTCGATAAGGTGCCACCGGCGGCGATTCAACAATCGTCGGCCGTATACACCGTATTCACCTGGTTGATGGCTAACTCCGAAAGTAACTTCCGTCCAATTCCAATACCGACAAAGTAA
- the rpsT gene encoding 30S ribosomal protein S20: MANIKSAKKRAIQAEKRRQHNASRRSMMRTLTKKVIAAIASGDKAAATEAFTAAQPILDRMATKGLIHKNKAARAKSRLAAKIKAL, encoded by the coding sequence TTGGCTAACATCAAGTCTGCTAAGAAGCGTGCCATCCAAGCAGAGAAGCGTCGTCAACACAACGCTTCTCGTCGCTCCATGATGCGCACCCTGACCAAAAAAGTAATTGCTGCTATCGCTTCTGGCGATAAAGCTGCTGCTACTGAAGCTTTTACTGCTGCCCAGCCTATCCTGGACCGCATGGCCACTAAAGGCCTGATCCACAAAAACAAAGCTGCTCGTGCTAAGAGCCGCTTGGCTGCTAAGATCAAAGCTCTGTAA
- the murJ gene encoding murein biosynthesis integral membrane protein MurJ translates to MSKKLMRSGLIVSSMTLVSRVLGLVRDVVVANLMGAGAAADVFFLANKIPNFLRRLFAEGAFAQAFVPVLADYYHNRPDEVKQLLARVSGTLGTIITVVTLLGVIGSPVLAALFGTGWFIDWLNDAPGGEKFELASLMLKITFPYLWFITLTALSGAILNTLGRFAVAAFTPVFLNVAIIGCALLLAPQLARPELALAWGVFLGGLIQFLFQIPFLYRSNMLVRPRWGWNDPGVVKIRTLMIPAMFGVSVSQINLLFDTIIASFLMTGSISWLYYSDRLLEFPLGLFGIAIATVILPALSQNKAEGDPSQFASTMDWGVRSVLLVGIPAMLGLMVLAQPMLMVLFMRGEFTVEHSQMASMSLLAYASGLLSFMLVKVLAPGYYARQDTKTPVRYGIIAMVANMGFNIILAIPFGYVGLALATAASATLNAGLLYRGLVKQQVYQVSHHSLSLIAKMMVAGVIMAATVAYASPAEAQWLAWDFAERAMWLFTYIALGGATYVLSLLVMGIRPRHLRTA, encoded by the coding sequence TTGAGTAAAAAATTAATGCGGTCAGGATTGATCGTCAGCAGCATGACGCTGGTATCCCGAGTGTTGGGGTTGGTGCGCGATGTCGTGGTAGCTAACCTTATGGGCGCTGGGGCTGCCGCCGACGTGTTTTTCCTCGCCAATAAAATCCCTAACTTTCTGCGCCGGTTGTTTGCTGAAGGCGCATTTGCGCAGGCATTTGTGCCGGTATTAGCCGATTATTACCATAATCGTCCTGATGAAGTGAAGCAGTTGTTGGCTCGGGTTAGTGGCACCTTAGGTACCATTATTACGGTGGTCACGCTGTTGGGGGTGATTGGCTCACCGGTGTTAGCAGCACTGTTTGGTACAGGTTGGTTTATCGATTGGCTTAATGATGCCCCAGGCGGTGAAAAATTTGAGCTAGCGTCGCTGATGCTCAAAATTACTTTTCCCTATTTATGGTTTATCACCTTAACGGCACTCTCTGGCGCCATTCTTAATACCTTAGGCCGGTTTGCCGTTGCAGCCTTTACGCCGGTGTTTCTCAATGTCGCCATTATCGGTTGTGCGCTGCTATTAGCTCCGCAATTGGCGCGACCTGAACTGGCCTTAGCGTGGGGGGTGTTTCTCGGTGGCTTAATCCAATTCCTGTTTCAAATTCCATTTCTTTACCGTAGCAATATGTTGGTGCGCCCGCGTTGGGGTTGGAACGATCCTGGGGTAGTTAAGATCCGCACCTTGATGATCCCAGCGATGTTTGGGGTTTCAGTAAGTCAGATCAACCTGCTGTTCGATACCATTATTGCTAGCTTCTTGATGACCGGCTCCATCAGTTGGCTCTACTATTCTGATCGTTTGCTGGAGTTCCCGCTGGGTCTGTTTGGCATTGCTATCGCGACGGTTATCTTGCCGGCACTCTCGCAAAATAAAGCTGAAGGTGATCCGAGTCAGTTCGCCAGCACGATGGACTGGGGTGTGCGTTCGGTTTTACTGGTCGGCATTCCGGCGATGCTGGGCTTGATGGTGTTGGCTCAACCGATGTTAATGGTGTTGTTTATGCGTGGTGAGTTTACCGTTGAGCACAGCCAAATGGCGTCGATGAGTTTGCTTGCCTATGCCTCCGGCTTGCTCAGCTTTATGTTAGTTAAGGTGTTAGCGCCGGGCTACTACGCTCGGCAAGATACGAAAACTCCGGTGCGCTACGGTATTATCGCCATGGTCGCCAATATGGGCTTTAACATCATTCTGGCTATCCCATTTGGGTATGTTGGCTTAGCGTTAGCTACGGCGGCATCCGCTACTTTAAATGCCGGTTTACTCTATCGTGGTTTGGTTAAGCAACAGGTGTATCAAGTTAGTCACCATAGCCTTAGCTTGATAGCCAAAATGATGGTTGCTGGGGTCATTATGGCGGCGACGGTAGCCTATGCGTCACCAGCAGAAGCGCAATGGCTGGCTTGGGACTTTGCCGAGCGTGCTATGTGGCTGTTTACCTACATCGCCTTGGGTGGGGCAACCTACGTTTTATCGTTACTGGTTATGGGGATCCGCCCGCGCCACCTGCGTACGGCGTAA
- the ribF gene encoding bifunctional riboflavin kinase/FAD synthetase yields the protein MELVRGIYNLTPKHHGCVLTIGNFDGVHQGHAAVIARLVEVAKLHQVPATVMLFDPQPQEFFAGDNAPARLSLLRDKLTRLSQLGVERVLCVRFNQKFADYHPQQFVEQLLVNQLGVRHLVVGDDFCFGKARQGNYAMLQQAGEQHGFTVQDTASCLLAKARISSTLIRQALAQGDLAAAQQMLGYPYRISGRVAHGDKLGRTLNFPTANIPLKRKVVPVRGVYAVTVQLASGERKLGVANVGSRPTVRGNICRLEVHIFDFAGDIYGQQLQVQLVSWLRDEQRFESLDALKAQISADVAKAKACLSAPEYLV from the coding sequence ATGGAGTTAGTGCGCGGGATTTATAATCTCACCCCAAAACATCATGGTTGTGTGTTAACCATTGGCAATTTCGATGGTGTCCACCAAGGCCATGCTGCGGTTATTGCTCGCTTAGTCGAAGTAGCCAAATTGCACCAAGTGCCGGCAACGGTGATGTTATTCGATCCTCAGCCGCAAGAGTTTTTCGCGGGCGACAATGCACCTGCTCGGTTGAGTTTGCTTCGAGACAAGCTAACCCGATTGAGTCAGCTGGGTGTCGAGCGAGTGTTGTGTGTTCGTTTTAATCAGAAGTTTGCTGATTATCACCCCCAACAGTTTGTCGAGCAGTTGTTGGTTAATCAGCTTGGGGTTCGCCACTTAGTAGTGGGAGATGATTTTTGCTTTGGTAAAGCGCGCCAAGGCAACTATGCCATGCTGCAGCAAGCCGGCGAGCAACATGGCTTTACCGTGCAAGACACGGCCAGCTGTTTGTTAGCTAAGGCGCGGATTTCCAGCACCTTAATTCGACAGGCACTGGCGCAAGGCGATCTAGCCGCAGCACAACAGATGTTGGGTTACCCTTATCGGATCAGCGGGCGAGTAGCTCATGGTGACAAGTTGGGTCGCACCTTAAACTTCCCAACGGCAAACATTCCGCTGAAACGCAAGGTGGTACCGGTTCGTGGCGTATACGCGGTAACGGTTCAATTAGCCAGCGGCGAGCGAAAACTCGGTGTAGCCAATGTTGGTTCGCGACCAACGGTGCGCGGCAATATTTGTCGATTAGAAGTACATATATTCGATTTTGCTGGCGATATTTATGGTCAGCAACTGCAGGTTCAGCTGGTTAGCTGGCTGCGGGATGAACAACGCTTTGAGTCACTTGATGCACTTAAAGCTCAAATTAGCGCAGACGTAGCCAAGGCCAAAGCCTGCTTGTCTGCACCTGAATACTTAGTTTGA